The Humidesulfovibrio mexicanus genome window below encodes:
- a CDS encoding MlaC/ttg2D family ABC transporter substrate-binding protein yields MKKTAFFLAVLLLFAFSASAFAGEPQDRLKVGIDKVIAILSDASLKGSAKRQERQKKLRTVADGFFDWNELSRRALGENWKKYNAKQQDEFVSCFSELLQKTYILKLEKYNNEKVNYLKEQIEGNQAFISTQVVMKDKNIPINYVMIKRDQWMVYDVVVEGVSLVKNYRSQFAKVLSKESPEALLQRIKDKIKALDEGKNVDDVVGK; encoded by the coding sequence ATGAAAAAAACAGCTTTTTTTCTCGCGGTGTTGCTCCTTTTCGCCTTCTCTGCTTCGGCCTTCGCCGGCGAGCCGCAGGATCGTCTCAAGGTCGGCATTGACAAGGTCATCGCCATCTTGTCCGACGCCTCTCTCAAGGGCTCGGCCAAGCGGCAGGAACGCCAGAAGAAGCTGCGTACCGTGGCTGATGGCTTTTTTGACTGGAACGAGCTTTCCCGCCGCGCCCTGGGTGAGAATTGGAAGAAGTACAACGCCAAGCAGCAGGATGAATTCGTTTCCTGCTTTTCCGAGCTGCTGCAGAAGACGTACATCCTCAAGCTTGAGAAATACAACAACGAGAAGGTCAACTACCTGAAGGAGCAGATCGAGGGCAACCAGGCCTTCATCAGCACCCAGGTGGTGATGAAGGACAAGAACATCCCCATCAACTACGTCATGATCAAGCGCGACCAGTGGATGGTCTACGACGTGGTGGTGGAGGGCGTGAGCCTGGTCAAGAACTATCGCAGCCAGTTCGCCAAGGTGCTTTCCAAGGAGAGCCCCGAGGCGTTGCTCCAGCGCATCAAGGACAAGATCAAGGCCTTGGACGAGGGCAAGAACGTCGACGATGTGGTCGGCAAGTAG
- a CDS encoding M16 family metallopeptidase, protein MHRSFSPVFALLSALLLACSATGALAARTLHTKSAPKAAPAIAAAQNTHIDGVRFVRLKNGLGVLVKEDGRFPLAHVRMLVHAGSAYETPAQAGISHQLEHMVFKGAGDMGPGEAARRVEAAGGSLNAATSFDYTVYYVEVPDASWRMAMQVVADMTFKPALVPAELESEKEVVLAELKRGEDTPSDLLFQTVQAMLWKGTSYGWPIIGYRDTVRSFTSQSIRDYIAPLYQPQNMVLCVVGKVKADEVIAWAEERLGGMANTAPLSPPTTLALAPSSGPQAKVLPGAWNKVHLALAFPAPDFRSAKMPGLDMLAQILGGDETSRLYRKFKYQLRLVDSIDATSFNLERGGVIGVWAVLDADKLPAFWDALVSELAAFDASSVTDEELARARANIEAGLFLSRETIGGLAGKLLHQYAFDGGQQAEANYLTQLAATNRAQLAALHREFFRPAEARLAVLAPKGAPVTEAALLKTLNTRWPAGAAAATAKAKAQGGAVRQVSLPGGATLVLQPDPTLPYAALSMAWPGGDGLLHADEQGLGALTASLLGRGTKSLSATRFEDFLSDRAAALSASSGSETFSLSAKYPSRFEADMLGLLREVLTAPALAGTELARAREDQLNAIKRGEDQPLGLLFRKLPGILFTSAPHAYLRLGDPQQVARFTRAQAAAFWKRQSAQPFVLSVCGQFDEAQVTRFAQELARILIPDGAAAAKARVPAWKPTHRTVLHLPERNQSHLLVVFKAPGRADQDTTARLSLLRAALAGQSGLLFRDMRDKQGLGYTVTAFLSQYREAGFLAFYIGTDPDKLGQAVEGFRKAAADLAATPLPEAELSRARNILSGDYYQERQALLARSREAAGAIVQGFDRDAELKLVEAAQKLGAEDVRKAAAEVLKWDEAILVEVAP, encoded by the coding sequence ATGCATCGCAGCTTCTCCCCGGTCTTCGCCTTGCTTTCCGCCTTGCTGCTGGCCTGCTCCGCCACCGGGGCCCTGGCCGCACGAACCCTGCACACGAAATCCGCGCCCAAGGCCGCCCCGGCCATTGCCGCCGCGCAAAACACCCACATAGACGGCGTGCGCTTCGTGCGCCTGAAAAACGGCCTGGGCGTGCTGGTCAAAGAGGACGGACGCTTCCCCCTGGCGCATGTTCGGATGCTCGTGCACGCGGGCAGCGCCTACGAGACCCCGGCCCAGGCGGGCATCAGCCACCAGTTGGAGCACATGGTCTTCAAGGGCGCTGGCGACATGGGTCCGGGCGAGGCCGCCCGGCGCGTGGAGGCGGCGGGAGGCAGCCTGAACGCCGCCACCAGCTTCGACTACACCGTGTACTATGTGGAGGTGCCGGACGCTTCCTGGCGCATGGCCATGCAGGTGGTGGCGGACATGACCTTCAAGCCAGCCCTCGTCCCGGCGGAGCTTGAAAGCGAGAAGGAGGTGGTGCTGGCCGAACTCAAGCGCGGCGAGGACACCCCCAGCGACCTGCTTTTCCAGACCGTGCAGGCCATGCTGTGGAAAGGCACCAGCTACGGGTGGCCCATCATCGGCTATCGCGACACCGTGCGCTCCTTCACCAGCCAGTCCATCCGCGACTACATCGCGCCCCTGTACCAGCCGCAGAACATGGTGCTGTGCGTGGTGGGCAAGGTCAAGGCCGACGAGGTGATCGCCTGGGCCGAGGAGCGCCTGGGCGGCATGGCCAACACCGCGCCCCTTTCCCCGCCCACGACGCTGGCCCTGGCTCCTTCCTCCGGGCCGCAGGCCAAGGTGCTGCCCGGCGCCTGGAACAAGGTCCATCTGGCCCTGGCCTTCCCCGCGCCGGACTTCCGCTCCGCCAAGATGCCCGGTCTGGACATGCTGGCCCAGATTCTGGGCGGCGACGAGACCTCGCGCCTGTACCGCAAGTTCAAGTACCAGCTGCGTCTGGTGGACTCCATCGACGCCACCTCCTTCAACCTGGAGCGCGGCGGCGTCATCGGGGTCTGGGCCGTGCTCGACGCGGACAAATTGCCCGCCTTCTGGGACGCCCTCGTTTCCGAGCTGGCGGCCTTCGACGCGTCAAGCGTCACGGACGAGGAGCTGGCCAGAGCGCGCGCCAACATCGAGGCCGGGCTTTTCCTGTCCAGGGAGACCATCGGCGGTTTGGCGGGCAAGCTGCTGCACCAGTACGCCTTTGACGGCGGGCAGCAGGCCGAGGCCAACTACCTGACGCAGCTGGCCGCGACAAACCGCGCGCAGCTGGCCGCCCTGCACCGCGAGTTCTTCCGGCCCGCGGAGGCGCGCCTCGCCGTGCTCGCGCCCAAGGGCGCTCCCGTGACGGAAGCCGCCCTGCTCAAGACCCTGAACACGCGCTGGCCCGCGGGCGCGGCGGCGGCCACGGCCAAGGCCAAGGCGCAGGGCGGCGCGGTGCGTCAGGTGTCCCTGCCCGGCGGCGCCACCCTTGTGCTGCAGCCGGACCCCACCCTGCCCTACGCGGCGCTTTCCATGGCCTGGCCCGGCGGCGACGGCCTGCTCCACGCCGATGAGCAAGGCCTGGGCGCGCTCACGGCCTCGCTGCTGGGGCGCGGCACCAAATCCCTTTCCGCCACGCGCTTCGAGGACTTCCTGTCTGACCGCGCGGCGGCGCTCTCGGCCAGCAGCGGCTCGGAGACCTTCAGCCTCTCGGCCAAGTACCCCAGCCGCTTCGAAGCCGACATGCTGGGCCTGCTGCGCGAGGTGCTGACCGCCCCGGCCCTGGCCGGGACCGAACTGGCCCGCGCCCGCGAGGACCAGCTGAACGCCATCAAGCGCGGCGAGGACCAGCCCCTTGGCCTGCTGTTCCGCAAGCTGCCGGGCATCCTGTTCACATCCGCTCCCCACGCCTACCTGCGCCTGGGCGACCCGCAGCAGGTGGCGCGCTTCACCCGCGCCCAGGCGGCCGCCTTCTGGAAACGGCAGTCGGCCCAGCCCTTCGTGCTCTCCGTGTGCGGCCAGTTCGACGAGGCGCAGGTGACGCGCTTCGCCCAGGAGCTGGCCCGCATCCTGATCCCCGATGGCGCGGCCGCGGCCAAGGCCAGGGTCCCGGCCTGGAAGCCCACGCACCGCACCGTGCTGCACCTGCCGGAGCGCAACCAGTCCCATCTGCTGGTGGTGTTCAAGGCCCCTGGCCGCGCGGACCAGGACACCACCGCCAGGCTCTCGCTCCTGCGCGCGGCCCTGGCGGGCCAGAGCGGCCTGCTGTTCCGCGACATGCGCGACAAGCAGGGCCTTGGCTACACGGTGACCGCCTTCCTCTCCCAGTATCGCGAGGCCGGCTTCCTGGCCTTCTACATCGGCACCGACCCGGACAAGCTCGGCCAGGCGGTGGAAGGTTTCCGCAAGGCGGCTGCAGATTTGGCCGCCACCCCCCTGCCCGAGGCCGAACTCTCACGGGCCAGGAACATCCTCTCCGGCGACTACTACCAGGAGCGGCAGGCGCTTCTCGCCCGCAGCCGCGAAGCTGCCGGGGCCATCGTGCAAGGGTTTGACCGCGACGCCGAACTGAAGCTGGTGGAGGCCGCGCAGAAGCTCGGCGCGGAGGACGTGCGCAAGGCCGCGGCGGAAGTGCTCAAGTGGGACGAGGCCATCCTGGTGGAGGTGGCCCCGTAG
- a CDS encoding glycosyltransferase family protein, with protein sequence MDGRERSIAWVGGMYFMEDMRDQGFRPVALPLTGPAVLGFEDIVQRLGFAPDAVVYTDRSLPPPLVGLERFPCLTAFYCIDSHIHSWYPLYARSFDLCAVSLRDHVDAFARALGQDRVAWLPPFAARHHRPRQADTEFDLLFVGTVDPETTPLRCDFLSRLGRLAPGLAVRQGSFPELMPRARVVLNIAERGDLNFRVFEALACGACLLTPELEHGQNELFTPGEHFATYRADDAEDCAAKARELLDDPQRCEALAQAGLRAVDTAHRPRHRARALAALLRQGLDAGLAERRLATPDLALRRELRLLWLHWAEHSDNPALAARYLAEARRLAGGARP encoded by the coding sequence ATGGACGGACGCGAACGCAGCATCGCCTGGGTGGGCGGCATGTACTTCATGGAGGACATGCGCGACCAGGGCTTCCGGCCCGTGGCCCTACCGCTCACAGGCCCGGCCGTGCTCGGCTTTGAGGACATCGTCCAGAGGCTCGGCTTTGCGCCGGATGCCGTGGTCTACACCGACCGCAGCCTGCCGCCGCCCCTGGTGGGCCTGGAACGCTTCCCCTGCCTCACCGCCTTCTACTGCATCGATTCGCACATCCACAGCTGGTACCCGCTCTACGCCAGGAGCTTCGACCTCTGCGCCGTGAGCCTGCGCGACCACGTGGACGCCTTCGCCCGCGCCCTTGGGCAGGACCGCGTGGCCTGGCTGCCGCCCTTTGCCGCCCGGCACCACCGGCCGCGCCAGGCGGACACGGAATTCGACCTGCTCTTCGTGGGCACGGTGGACCCGGAAACAACGCCGCTGCGCTGCGACTTCCTCTCGCGCCTGGGCAGGCTGGCGCCAGGGCTGGCCGTGCGCCAGGGCAGCTTTCCGGAGCTCATGCCCCGCGCCCGCGTGGTGCTGAACATCGCCGAACGCGGGGATCTGAACTTCCGGGTGTTCGAGGCGCTGGCCTGCGGCGCGTGCCTGCTGACCCCGGAACTGGAGCATGGCCAGAACGAGCTGTTCACGCCGGGGGAGCATTTCGCCACCTACAGGGCGGACGATGCCGAGGACTGCGCGGCCAAGGCCCGCGAGCTGCTGGATGACCCGCAGCGCTGCGAGGCGCTGGCCCAGGCGGGCCTGCGCGCCGTGGACACCGCCCACAGGCCGCGGCACCGCGCCCGGGCTTTGGCCGCCCTGCTCCGCCAAGGACTTGACGCCGGACTCGCGGAGCGCCGCCTCGCAACCCCGGACCTGGCCCTGCGCAGGGAACTGCGCTTGCTGTGGCTGCATTGGGCCGAGCATTCCGACAACCCGGCCCTGGCCGCCCGCTATCTGGCCGAGGCCCGGCGCCTTGCCGGAGGCGCACGGCCATGA
- a CDS encoding metallophosphoesterase family protein, whose translation MHTPMRLAVISDTHLSGPDEAFQTLYDAHLAPATFLLHCGDMVGASVYHYLCRHPRFLCVRGNCDHFELDHDLPLTLSRELEIPGGGSLALGMAHGWGQRDSVWRRVFDALPGHRLLCYGHTHRRHWEQHQGVWLLNPGSVAEGSMALVDVAQDGTLDCTFVDL comes from the coding sequence GTGCACACCCCCATGCGCCTGGCCGTCATCTCCGACACGCACCTGAGCGGGCCGGATGAAGCCTTCCAGACGCTGTACGACGCACACCTCGCGCCCGCCACGTTCCTGCTGCACTGCGGGGACATGGTGGGCGCTTCGGTGTATCATTACCTGTGCCGACACCCGCGTTTTCTGTGCGTGCGCGGCAACTGCGACCATTTCGAGCTGGACCACGACCTGCCCCTGACCCTAAGCCGTGAGCTGGAGATTCCAGGCGGCGGCTCCCTCGCGTTGGGCATGGCCCATGGCTGGGGGCAGCGCGACAGCGTGTGGCGGCGCGTGTTCGACGCCTTGCCCGGTCATCGACTGCTCTGCTACGGCCACACCCACCGCCGCCACTGGGAGCAGCACCAGGGCGTCTGGCTCCTGAATCCCGGCAGCGTGGCCGAGGGCTCCATGGCCCTGGTGGACGTGGCCCAGGACGGCACGCTCGACTGCACCTTCGTGGACCTTTAG
- a CDS encoding murein transglycosylase domain-containing protein has translation MIPGGNRLPLLAALLCACLLASSCSLGDMTNLARIASGDTNAAVDMARSKAIRYATNPSAIQADYKRFKRLIATFRKAVRGQWGAADAREAQPKRYVKYTQNYLSRASVDFENGSITVETLDAEAPLKSLREAIVTTLLTPYDPRAVDMYSSGPVPLGGRPFLLGEVKDARGRDITTEKQALEYARALLAQGPQERPASSPGKTVRFVVIPMVRDHLQVRAVKFKPLVEAASRRFGVSRVLIYAVIRVESDFNPYAINSVPAIGLMQVVPRSAGADVHRELTGRRGEPDKAFLFDPENNITYGTAYLSILSRRHLAGVTDPVSREYCVIASYNGGSGALLKTFSPSRAKALAAINGRAPTAVYDTITTRHAAAETRQYLRKVLEAKKQFVGL, from the coding sequence ATGATCCCTGGCGGCAACCGCCTGCCGCTCTTGGCGGCGCTCCTTTGCGCCTGCCTGCTGGCCTCGTCATGCTCCCTGGGGGACATGACCAACCTGGCGCGCATCGCCTCCGGCGACACCAATGCCGCCGTGGACATGGCGCGCAGCAAGGCCATCCGCTACGCCACCAACCCCAGCGCCATCCAGGCGGACTACAAACGCTTCAAGCGGCTCATCGCCACCTTCCGTAAGGCCGTGCGCGGCCAGTGGGGCGCGGCCGACGCCCGCGAGGCCCAGCCCAAGCGCTACGTCAAATACACGCAGAACTACCTGTCCCGCGCCAGCGTGGATTTCGAGAACGGCAGCATCACGGTGGAGACCCTGGATGCCGAGGCCCCGCTCAAGAGCCTGCGCGAGGCCATCGTCACCACCCTGCTGACCCCCTACGATCCACGCGCCGTGGACATGTACTCCAGCGGACCGGTGCCCCTTGGAGGCAGGCCCTTTCTGCTTGGCGAGGTCAAGGACGCGCGCGGCCGGGACATCACAACCGAGAAGCAGGCCCTGGAGTACGCCCGCGCCCTGCTGGCCCAGGGTCCGCAGGAGCGGCCCGCCTCAAGCCCCGGCAAGACCGTGCGCTTCGTGGTTATTCCCATGGTGCGCGACCATCTGCAGGTGCGCGCGGTGAAGTTCAAGCCGCTGGTGGAGGCGGCCTCGCGCCGCTTCGGCGTGTCCCGCGTGCTGATCTACGCCGTCATCCGCGTGGAAAGCGACTTCAACCCCTACGCCATCAACAGCGTGCCCGCCATCGGCCTCATGCAGGTGGTGCCGCGTTCGGCCGGGGCCGATGTGCACCGCGAGCTTACGGGCAGGCGCGGCGAGCCGGACAAGGCCTTCCTCTTCGACCCGGAGAACAACATCACGTACGGCACGGCCTACCTGTCCATTCTGTCCCGGCGGCATCTTGCAGGCGTGACCGATCCGGTAAGCCGGGAATACTGCGTCATCGCCTCCTACAACGGCGGCTCCGGCGCGCTCTTGAAGACCTTCTCGCCCAGCCGGGCCAAGGCCCTCGCGGCCATCAACGGCCGTGCGCCCACGGCCGTGTACGACACCATCACCACGCGCCACGCGGCCGCGGAGACGCGCCAGTACCTCCGCAAAGTGCTGGAAGCCAAAAAGCAATTCGTCGGGTTGTAG
- the cobT gene encoding nicotinate-nucleotide--dimethylbenzimidazole phosphoribosyltransferase yields MRQRFESVLSAITPVDRTLAQAAQAHLDNLTKPRGSLGRLEELALRLCLAQGGGAPKADPCRVYTVAGDHGVVEEGVSLFPQEVTRQMVLNFLNGGAGINVLAREAGAQLFVVDAGCLGPDFDEHPRLVSGKVAQGTANLAKGPAMSEEQCLGALLLGVNLADIAYAEGVRVLGTGDMGIGNTTPSTALYCAYLGLEPEAMTGPGTGLDQEGVRRKAEVVRRGLAANAAVVAKGDALGILAALGGLEIACLAGLILGGAKNRQFVCVDGFISTAACVAAWKLAPAVTDYLALAHASAEPGHKLAAEKLGQKPLLDLGMRLGEGTGAAVAMFLLRSAAAIYNGMASFTQAGVSESA; encoded by the coding sequence ATGCGTCAGCGTTTCGAATCCGTCCTGTCCGCCATAACGCCGGTGGACCGCACCCTGGCTCAGGCCGCCCAGGCCCATCTGGACAACCTCACCAAGCCGCGCGGCAGCCTGGGCCGCCTGGAGGAGCTGGCCCTGCGCCTGTGCCTGGCGCAGGGCGGCGGCGCGCCCAAGGCCGACCCTTGCCGCGTGTACACCGTGGCGGGCGATCATGGCGTGGTGGAGGAGGGCGTGAGCCTCTTTCCGCAAGAAGTCACGCGGCAGATGGTGCTCAATTTTCTGAATGGCGGCGCTGGGATAAATGTGCTTGCCCGCGAGGCCGGAGCGCAACTGTTCGTGGTGGACGCGGGCTGTCTGGGCCCTGACTTCGACGAGCATCCCCGGCTGGTGTCCGGCAAGGTGGCCCAGGGCACGGCCAACCTGGCCAAGGGGCCGGCCATGAGCGAAGAGCAGTGCCTGGGCGCGCTGCTCCTGGGCGTGAACCTGGCGGACATCGCCTATGCCGAGGGCGTGCGCGTGCTGGGCACCGGGGACATGGGCATCGGCAACACCACGCCGTCCACGGCCCTCTACTGCGCCTATCTGGGCCTGGAGCCGGAGGCCATGACCGGACCCGGCACCGGCCTGGACCAGGAGGGCGTGCGCCGCAAGGCCGAGGTGGTGCGGCGTGGCCTGGCGGCCAACGCGGCCGTGGTGGCCAAGGGGGATGCGCTGGGAATCCTCGCCGCCCTGGGAGGTCTGGAAATAGCCTGCCTGGCCGGGCTGATTCTGGGCGGGGCCAAGAACAGGCAGTTCGTGTGCGTGGATGGCTTCATCTCCACCGCCGCCTGCGTTGCCGCCTGGAAGCTGGCGCCCGCCGTCACCGACTACCTGGCGTTGGCCCACGCCTCGGCCGAGCCCGGACACAAGCTGGCAGCGGAAAAATTGGGGCAGAAGCCTCTGCTCGACTTGGGGATGCGCCTGGGCGAGGGCACGGGAGCGGCCGTGGCCATGTTCCTGCTGCGTTCGGCAGCGGCCATCTACAACGGCATGGCCTCCTTCACCCAGGCCGGGGTGAGCGAGAGCGCCTAG
- a CDS encoding WcbI family polysaccharide biosynthesis putative acetyltransferase has product MKHPLAILHANCQGEPLARALLASPEFRRAYAPRVFLNYTREELPQSALNACGLFLYQHLGPQWGGLASDALLRRLPSGCPSLCIPNMFFRGPWPLWSGAPGFDFRDTYLDRLLDMDLPAQDILRVYLGPGLARHFDLDALLAETVAMERERQARTPVPYLDHVLEHFRKRPLFLTVNHPSSELIILAAQGILRELGLAPAEERELSAFTTGYEDFFLPIHPQAAAHYGLAYGGAEARYPVYGRERSFTEYAAAYVACRQAGVDDFIGFLKAA; this is encoded by the coding sequence GTGAAGCACCCTCTCGCCATACTGCACGCCAATTGCCAGGGAGAGCCCCTGGCCCGCGCCCTGCTCGCCAGCCCGGAATTTCGCCGCGCCTACGCCCCACGGGTGTTCCTCAACTACACGCGGGAAGAACTCCCGCAATCCGCCCTGAACGCCTGCGGGCTCTTCCTTTACCAGCACCTCGGCCCCCAGTGGGGCGGCCTCGCCTCGGACGCGCTGCTGCGCCGCCTGCCGTCGGGCTGCCCCAGCCTGTGCATCCCCAACATGTTCTTCCGGGGGCCCTGGCCGCTGTGGTCCGGCGCGCCGGGCTTCGACTTCCGCGACACGTATCTGGATCGACTGCTGGACATGGACCTGCCCGCCCAGGACATCCTGCGCGTGTACCTCGGCCCCGGACTGGCGAGGCACTTCGACCTGGACGCCCTCCTGGCCGAGACCGTGGCCATGGAACGGGAACGCCAGGCGCGCACGCCGGTCCCCTACCTGGACCACGTGCTGGAGCATTTCCGCAAGCGGCCCCTGTTCCTCACCGTGAACCATCCCTCGTCCGAACTCATCATCCTGGCGGCCCAAGGCATCCTGCGCGAGCTGGGGCTGGCCCCGGCCGAGGAACGCGAGCTGTCGGCCTTCACCACCGGGTACGAGGACTTCTTCCTGCCCATCCACCCGCAGGCGGCGGCCCATTACGGCCTGGCCTACGGCGGGGCCGAGGCGCGCTACCCGGTGTACGGGCGCGAGCGCTCCTTCACCGAGTACGCTGCGGCCTACGTGGCGTGCAGACAGGCCGGCGTGGACGACTTCATCGGCTTTTTGAAGGCGGCGTAA
- a CDS encoding MlaA family lipoprotein, whose protein sequence is MMKPVGTAFTALARAASVAALLVLLGAGISSAAETPPQVQPAAPVLLAYGDDDIWDENGQIIKKGHGAANMTQADEVAMTADPIEGWNRAMFTFNDKLYFWALKPVAQGYSFVIPERPRLWVHNFFHNLMFPVRFTSLMLQAKFDAAAVETSRFIGNTAFGLGGLADITSDSKPFRPIPSTEQDLGLTFGYWGMDNGFYIVWPFLGPSTGRDSLGYVGDYFLTPTSYLNPWYWSMGAKSYDKLNEVSLRIGDYEALKDASVDPYEAVRDAYLRLRLKKMND, encoded by the coding sequence ATGATGAAGCCCGTCGGGACCGCATTCACCGCCCTGGCTCGCGCCGCGTCCGTCGCCGCGCTGCTTGTCCTGCTTGGCGCCGGAATTTCTTCCGCCGCCGAGACGCCGCCCCAGGTCCAGCCCGCCGCTCCTGTGCTGCTGGCCTACGGCGACGACGACATCTGGGACGAAAACGGCCAGATCATCAAGAAGGGCCATGGCGCGGCCAACATGACCCAGGCCGACGAGGTCGCCATGACCGCGGACCCCATCGAGGGGTGGAACCGGGCCATGTTCACCTTCAACGACAAGCTCTATTTCTGGGCCCTCAAGCCCGTGGCCCAGGGATACAGCTTCGTCATCCCCGAACGCCCGCGCCTGTGGGTGCACAACTTCTTCCACAACCTCATGTTCCCGGTGCGCTTCACCAGCCTTATGCTCCAGGCCAAGTTCGACGCCGCAGCGGTGGAGACCTCGCGCTTCATCGGCAACACGGCCTTCGGCCTGGGTGGTCTGGCGGATATCACCAGCGATTCCAAGCCATTCAGGCCAATCCCGTCCACCGAGCAGGACCTGGGCCTGACATTCGGCTACTGGGGCATGGACAACGGCTTCTACATCGTGTGGCCCTTCCTCGGCCCCTCCACCGGGCGCGACAGCCTGGGCTACGTGGGCGATTACTTCCTGACCCCCACCAGCTACCTGAACCCCTGGTACTGGTCCATGGGCGCCAAGAGCTACGACAAACTCAACGAAGTGTCCCTGCGCATCGGCGACTACGAGGCCCTCAAGGACGCCAGCGTCGATCCGTACGAGGCCGTGCGCGACGCCTACCTGCGCCTGCGCCTGAAGAAGATGAACGACTAG
- a CDS encoding fused MFS/spermidine synthase, whose amino-acid sequence MLEIAVFLCGAVVMVLELAGSRVLAPFLGTSIVVWTSLIGVVLGALSLGYWWGGRIADRRPEPRLLSRLILLAALATLLIAGSKGLLLPFLQRKAGLSAASLAGATALFAPAAILLGMVSPFAVRLRMKDADASGRTAGTLYALSTVGSIAGTFAAGFWLTAAIGTTNLVLCMAGVLVLASFCIHRGDLPAKLATAALIGLTALGLSIYDRQLRAADIHDLDTPYQRVLVYNARNNRTGALLKMLSTGPEGSQSAMDLSDPTLLALPYTQYYRLATHFRPDLRRVLMLGGGACSFPKYALSRPEEFGGGPRMDVVEIDPGVTDIARRHFGLAELPGLALRHGDARRFLNHDAAPGSYQVALVDVFTSHLSVPFHLATRETAQALSRALDDHGVVLVNCISAAEGGKSRFYRALLATYRSVFPRVESFLLEPEDPSSPQNIILAAFKDGEEPLLHSDNADYAAMLATRYLPPAPLPGDPPVLTDDFAPVDHYLLDL is encoded by the coding sequence ATGCTGGAAATCGCCGTCTTTCTCTGCGGAGCCGTAGTCATGGTGCTGGAACTCGCGGGCTCGCGCGTGCTGGCGCCCTTTCTGGGAACCTCCATCGTGGTCTGGACCAGCCTCATCGGGGTGGTGCTGGGCGCGCTCAGCCTGGGGTACTGGTGGGGCGGCCGCATCGCCGACCGCAGACCCGAACCAAGACTCCTCTCGCGCCTCATCCTGCTGGCGGCCCTGGCCACCCTGCTCATCGCAGGCTCCAAGGGGCTGCTCCTGCCCTTTTTGCAGCGCAAGGCCGGACTCTCCGCCGCAAGCCTGGCCGGAGCCACGGCGCTTTTCGCCCCGGCGGCAATTCTGCTGGGAATGGTTTCGCCCTTCGCCGTGCGCCTGCGCATGAAGGACGCCGACGCCTCCGGCCGCACGGCTGGCACCCTGTACGCCCTGTCCACGGTGGGCAGCATCGCCGGCACCTTCGCGGCGGGCTTCTGGCTCACCGCCGCCATCGGCACCACCAATCTGGTGCTCTGCATGGCCGGGGTGCTGGTGCTGGCGTCCTTCTGCATCCACCGGGGAGACCTGCCCGCAAAGCTCGCCACCGCGGCGCTCATCGGCCTGACGGCCCTGGGACTCTCAATCTACGACCGCCAGCTCCGCGCGGCGGACATCCACGACCTGGACACGCCCTACCAGCGGGTGCTTGTGTACAACGCGCGCAACAACCGCACCGGCGCGCTGCTCAAGATGCTCTCCACAGGGCCGGAGGGCAGCCAGTCGGCCATGGACCTTTCCGATCCCACCCTGCTGGCCCTGCCCTACACCCAGTACTACCGCCTGGCCACGCACTTCCGGCCGGACCTGCGCCGCGTGCTCATGCTGGGCGGGGGCGCGTGCTCCTTCCCCAAGTATGCGCTGAGCCGCCCGGAGGAGTTCGGCGGCGGCCCGCGCATGGACGTAGTGGAGATCGACCCCGGCGTGACGGACATCGCGCGGCGGCACTTCGGCCTCGCGGAGCTGCCCGGCCTTGCCCTGCGCCACGGCGACGCCCGGCGCTTCCTGAACCACGACGCCGCGCCGGGAAGCTATCAGGTTGCGCTGGTGGACGTGTTCACCAGCCACCTCTCCGTGCCCTTCCACCTGGCCACGCGGGAAACCGCCCAGGCGCTCTCCCGCGCCCTGGACGACCACGGCGTGGTGCTGGTGAACTGCATCAGCGCGGCCGAGGGCGGCAAAAGCCGCTTCTACCGCGCCCTGCTCGCCACCTACCGCTCCGTGTTCCCGCGCGTGGAGAGCTTCCTGCTGGAGCCGGAGGATCCGTCCTCGCCCCAGAACATCATCCTGGCGGCCTTCAAGGACGGCGAGGAGCCGCTCTTGCACAGCGACAATGCCGACTACGCGGCCATGCTGGCCACGCGCTACCTGCCGCCAGCCCCTCTGCCCGGCGATCCCCCCGTGCTCACCGACGACTTCGCGCCCGTGGACCACTACCTGCTTGACCTTTAG